The nucleotide window TGGTCTGAAAATCGCCTTTGTACATCCTAAATATACAGATGGTGTTTTGCTCGAATTGTGCGAAAAAGCGTAAATCAATCATCCCCCAATTGGTTTATAAAACTCATTGATTGAACTTAGCTAACAACAATTTTAAAATTAAGATTATTCCAATAGGAGTATAATGGAAAGAGAAAAACAGATTGCTCTATTAAAATCCAAAAGAGCCGAAGCCTTACTTGGTGGAGGCGAAAATAGGATAATACAGCAACATAAAAAGAACAAATTAACTGCTCGCGAAAGAATTAATCTTGTTCTTGACGAAGATAGTTTTGAAGAGTTCGATATGTTCGTTCAACACAACTGCACAGATTTTGGCATGGAAAAATTAAAATTTCTTGGTGATGGCGTAGTTACCGGTTGTGGCACAATTGATGGAAGACTGGTTTATGTTTACGCTCAAGATTTCACGGTTATTGGCGGCTCTCTCTCAAAAACCGTTTCAGAAAAAATATGCAAGATTATGGAAATGGCAATGAAGATGGGTGCTCCGATGATTGGTCTGAATGACTCGGGGGGTGCGCGTATTCAGGAGGGAGTGGATTCTTTGGCTGGATATGCGGATATTTTTCTAAAGAACGTTCTTGCTTCCGGAGTCATTCCACAAATTTCTGCAATAGTCGGTCCTTGTGCAGGTGGTGCGGTATATTCTCCCGCCATTACCGATTTTATAATTATGGATAAACAAAACAGTTATATGTTCGTTACCGGACCCAAAGTCGTTAAAACGGTTACTAATGAAGATGTAACTACAGACCAACTGGGAGGAGCTACAACGCATGCCCGAATAAGCGGAGTATCTCATTTCATCACCGATACTGAATATGATACTTATTCTTTGATCAGGAATCTTCTTTCCTATCTCCCGAGTAACAACTATGAAGAGCCCCCCGTTTTAACCTGCTCTGACCCGATTGACAGAATTTCTGAAGAATTAAATACCATCGTACCTGATGAAGCAACTAAACCCTACGATGCAGTAAATGTGGTTGAAAAAATTGTGGACAATGGTAATTTTCTGGAAGTTGCTCGGCTTTATGCTCCCAATATAATTGTTGGTTTTGCGAGGATGAATGGACATACGGTTGGTATCGTCGCAAACCAACCAAAATATCTTGCCGGATGCCTTGATATAAATGCCTCGAAAAAAGGTGCTCGATTTGTTCGATTCTGTGATGCTTTTAATATCCCTCTCATCTGTTTTGAAGATGTGCCCGGTTTTTTACCCGGACTAAAACAAGAGCATGGTGGAATAATTAAAGAAGGTGCAAAAATTCTTTACGCTTTTGCCGAAGCCACTGTTCCAAAAATTACTGTAATTACACGAAAAGCTTATGGTGGTGCATATTGCGTTTACAATTCCCGTCATGTTCGTGCTGATCTCGTATATGCCTGGCCCTCAGCAGAAATTGCCGTTATGGGTCCAAAAGGTGCTGTTGAAATAATATTCCGCAAAAATGCAATGAAATCCGAAAATCCCCAAGAATATCTTAGTGAGGCAGAAGAAACTTATCGTAATAAATTTGCAACACCTTATCAAGCAGCAAGCAAGGGATATGTTGACGATATTATAGAGCCTTCAACTACTCGTTCCAGACTGATCCGAGCTCTTGAAATGTTAGCTTCTAAAAAAGACTCAAATCCTCCAAAAAAACATGGTAATATACCTTTATAAATAATAATCATGAAAAAAACGTTAATCAGCATTATAATTTTCTCTCTTCTAATAGTTATTGCAAATCCGATTTTTGCAGCAGAAACACAAAAAACAAATCAGGAGTTATCAAACTTCAGCGTATGGAATGTTGTTTTGGTTGGTATGTTCATAATTTTCTTCAGTTTAGTAGTTATTGCTTTTGCCGTTGATCTGCTAAAACATTTGCAAAAACGAAAAAAAAAGAGTAAATTTGTAGAACAAAAGAAAATAATCTCAGAAAAGATATCCCATCTTAAGCCACTTCACCATAAAGAAAAGGCGACTCCTTTGCATCATAATTTGCAATTGGCAATTCTAACAACACTTTTTCTGTATGAGAATGAGATAGAAAATCAAAGTAAAATGCTTCTCACTATGAAAAGAGCAAAAACATGTACATGGAAGCAAAGTTCAAGACTTCTGATGCCTAATTCTTGTTTTAACCGGAAATTTTAATTAATTTTACTCGTTAAGAAAAGCAAATCAAAAATATTGACCGTGAGTTATTTGAAAATATAAAAGGTAAATTATATGAAAACGTATAAAATGGAAATCAATGGCGAAAAGTTCGAAGGTAAAGTTGTTGAATACGATGGCTTAAACATAAAGGTAGATATTAACGGCATAAAATACCAAGTGAAAATGGAGCCGGAATTCGGTAAAACCGAAATTCAATTTAAAAGATCTAAAAAAATAATAACCGATCCCCCGACAATTGAGAAAAAACCTGACAAAGAACCGGGACCTATAATTGGAAAAGTTCAAGCTCCGTTACCAGGTGCTATTATTGATATAATGGTAAAAGTTGGGGATAAAATAAAAACCGGGGATGTTGTGCTAATTCTCGAAGCTATGAAAATGGAATCTGAGATAATGTCGGATTATGATGGAACAGTGAAAACAGTACCTGTCCAAAAAGGTGATAATGTGAGTGAAGAGCAAGTTTTAGTTGAGATAGAGGTAGCAAAATAATGAATGAGTTAGTCAAATTTCTCCAAATAACTGCTTTTTCTCATGGCGATTATACTCATTTGATAATGCTCGCTGTGGGGATATTCTTTATTACTCTGGGAATTGTTAAAAAATACGAGCCGCTGTTACTCGTCCCAATCGGTTTTGGAATTTTAATAGGTAACATGCCCGGAACTTTTGGCGGTGTCTATGATAAAGGTTCTGTGTTTAACATCATCTATTTCGGAGTAAAGTCCGGACTTTATCCCCCTTTGATATTTCTCGGCATCGGTGCAATGACGGATTTTAGTTCTCTCATTGCAAATCCCAAATTAGTCCTCCTCGGGGCTGCTGCCCAATTCGGAATTTTTGCTACTTTTATCGGAGCAATTCTGCTGGGATTCGCTCCTAAAGCAGCTGGAGCAATAGGTATAATTGGCGGAGCAGACGGTCCCACTTCCATTTTTTTATCTTCCCATCTGGCACCGGAACTACTCGGACCCATCGCAATCGCAGCATATTCCTATATGGCTCTCGTCCCCCTGATCCAACCTCCAATAATGAGACTACTCACTACAGACAAGGAAAGAATAATCCGCATGAAAAATCCGCGAATTGTAAGCAAAAGAGAGAAAATTATTTTCCCGATTGTTTCTTTCTTCATAACTGTTTCGATTGCACCTCGTTCTATCTCTTTGCTTGGGATGCTCTTTTTTGGCAATTTAATTAAGGAATCGGGAGTAACCGAGCGATTGGCTGGAGTTTCACGGAATGCACTCATCGATATAGTAACTATCCTGCTCGGTATTGCCGTTGGTGCCAGCACTCAAGCAGATGTCTTTCTTACAAAAAGTTCAATAAAAATATTTATTCTCGGTGCTTTTTCATTTTGCATTGCAACCGCTGCCGGAGTATTATTTGCAAAGTTGATGAATCTGTTTCTTAAGGAAAAGATAAATCCTCTAATCGGAGCTTCCGGCGTTTCTGCTGTACCTGATTCAGCCCGCGTGGTTCATCATGAAGGGCAAAAATATGATAAGAATAACTATCTCCTTATGCACGCAATGGCACCGAATGTTGCCGGAGTTATCGGCTCGGCAGTGGCTGCCGGTGTACTTTGGGGAATTTTAAAATAACCTTTTAAAGAACATAAATTTAAGGGCTTTACGGTATTCTCCGTAGAGCCTTTCTTTTTTATAGGAGTATTATTATGGATCTCTTATTTCTTCAATTATGGAAAAAGGAATTTCAAGATGAAATTCTCAATCGTGGTTTTCGCAGAGCTCGTTTTTCTGACGGAGAATACAAATTAGAATTTTCCAACACATTTCTGCATATTTTTCCTCATTCCGGTGATTCGATTTGTTTTTCTTCCAATCATATTGAAATAGAAAAACAAATTTCTCGCAGGAAAGACGATGCAATTGGGTTGAGTGAAGAAAATGGATTTACAAAAATTCTGAACACTCATCTAAAAAAATGTAAAGTAACAAAAATTGAAATGGCTGAAAATGATCGGATTATCTTTCTTTATTTTCAGAAACATGATATTTTCGGTATAAATATTGAATATAAACTCATCATTGAATTAATCAACAGATATGAAAATCTGATCTTTACTCGAAAATCGGAAGATAATAAATGGCAAATAATTGATTGTCACAAAAAAATCGGCATTGCGGATAGCCGTTTCAGACAAATTCTTCCCGGTTTGGAATATTGCCCTCCTCCCAAGCAAAAAAAACCAAATATTTTCAATGTAAATCAGTTCGAATTTGACAAATTAGTTAGCAAACATTTTCCGGAAAAATGGAACGATTTCATCCGGAATTTTTCTGATATGCCAAAATTTTTGAGTGAAAAATACTCAGACAACAAAAGTGCAGAAAAGTTTTGGACGATTATTGAGAACACAAAAATCATGATTAATAAAATTTATTCAATTATCAGAGAGAACGGCAATGAGGATTTGCAGGAATTTATCGTTTTCTTTAATACTTCAAATAAATATTTATCTCTTTATGAAAGTGAAGATACTTATGGTTTTTTGGATATAAACTCTGCCTTTAAATATTATTATGATGAAAAACTCAAAAAAAATTATCTGCATAATCTAAAATCAAGAATTCTCAAATATTATCGTAAAAAGAGAAAATCTTTGAAGAAGGCTTTAAAAATTCAGAAAAAAGAACTTGAGCAATTGGAGAGAATTGATGATTGGAAAAAATTCGGGGAATTATTGAAAACACAACTTCATCAAATTAAGCCGAGACAAAGGGTTATTTCTGTGATAGATTATTTTTCTGAAAATCCTTCGGAAATAGAAATTCCGCTAAATCCTGAATGGGATGCTAAGCGAAACATGGAATTTTATTTCAAGAAATACAAAAAAGCAAAAAGTGGAATCGAAAATCTTAATAAGCAAATTTCAAAAAATCAAGAGGAATTCAGAGAAATAGAAAATCTAATCACCTATATCGAAAATACTGATGACGAAGAATATTTATCGCAATTATCGGTGGAAAAAAATCAGAGATCGAAAAGAAAAGTGCCGGAGCAAAAGACAAAATTCAGAACATTCGATTTTGTGGGAAAAAAAAGAGAATGGAAAATTTATGTAGGCAGGAAACGGAAAGAAAATGATGAACTTACAACGAAATTCGCGAATTCAGATGATTGGTTCTTCCACAGCCGCATCTATCACGGTTCGCACGTAATTGTCCGAAACCCGGATAGATCGGAAAGTTTACCTCAAAATGTTACAATTTACGCTGCCCGGTTAGCAGCCCATTTTAGCAAAGCAAAGCATTCAGCAAATGTTCCGGTGGATTTTACAAAGATCAAATATGTCTCAAAACCCCGAAAAAGTCCTCCGGGATTTGTAATCTACCGTAATCAAAAGACCATTTTCGTTGACCCTCTTGACCCTCGGAAGTAAATTTTATTCGTAATTAGTTTCTTCAAAATGCAACGCTTTGGAAAAGCGTAATACGAGCGTAATTCGTTTCTCCGAAACGACAATAAAACACGCTTTGGAAAAGCGTAATACGAATTCATTCGTTTCTCCGAAAAGACAAACAGCAAAAACCGTAATTCGTTTCTCCGAAACGATAATAAAACACGCTTTGGAAATACTTGTTACAATACAACATACACATTTTTATTGACGCCATTACACATTTTTTGGAATTTAGATTCCAAAAAAGAAAAAATCGTAAATTACGAATTTCACGAATAATCACTAATGAAAAATAATGAGATTTTTAAATATAAAAAATAATTTGTTGTAAATAATTTTTTTTAAAAACTAATGTCAATTTACTGGAGAGAATCATGTTAGAAAAACACCTTTTTGATATTCTTCAAAAAGCCATAGAAACTTTAAGGCTCGGAATCACCGTAACAAACTTAGAACGGAAGATAATCTACGTAAATCCAGCGGATGCAAAGATGCATGGATATTCTGTGGAAGAATTATACGGGACTGATGCAATAATTTACTCGACGAATAAAGAACGAGAAAAGGCATCTTTGGAAGAAATACAAAGATGGAATGGGATGATGCGAGAAAGTAGCAATAAACGAAAAGATGGTTCTACATTCCCGGTTCGCCTTATTTCTGAAATAATAAAAGACGAAACAGATATACCAATCGCCATTATTACTATCTGCGAAGATATTACTCACCTAAAGGAATTGGAAGAACAAATAATTAGCACAAAAAAGATGGAATATTTACGAATTCTCACTTCAGGTGTTGCACATGATTTTAATAACATCCTAACCGGTTTATTAAATGGGGTCCAAATTGCTGAAAAAAAAATATCTTCAGGGGAAGAAATCACTTCCACCATGGATTTTTTGCATGATTCAATTCTCCATGCAAAAGCAATATTTGATAACTTATTTTCATTTTCAAAAGGAAATGCGGAATTGGTAAAACAAAATGTTAATATTTCAGATTTCATTCGTAAAAATGCCGAACTGGTGTTAAAAAATTCTATAGAAAAATATACATTTAACTGCACTAAAGACAGTTATAATATTTCTGTTGATAAAGGGCAACTTGCTCAAGTTGTTCAGAATATTATTCTAAATGCTGCCCAATCAATGCCGGATGGCGGAAAAATCGAAGTAATTATTCGACAAATCAAAATTTCTCAGCATGAAAAATTAACTCCCGGAAAATATATTGAACTATCGTTTCAGGATCAGGGAGAAGGTATTTCCAAAGAAAACATCGCAAGGATTTTTACTCCCCTTTTCTCTACAAAAAAAGATGGAAACGGTTTGGGACTTGTCTTTTCAAAACTGATAATTGAAAACCATGGCGGTAATATTGAGGTAGAATCTTGCATTGGTGAGGGTACAACATTTAAAATATATCTTCCTGCTAATGAGGAAAACAAATTCGTCGTAAAAGAAGAAGTGGATTTAGACACATCCATCAAAAATCTGAAAATATTATTAGTTGAAGACGACGAGTTTCTGATAAATATTTTTTCGAGGATACTTTCCGATTACGATATTATCGTAGATTTTGCTAAAACCGGTATGAACGCTGTAAAAAAAATCAAAGAAAAATTACAAACACCAAATTCATTTGATCTTGTGGTAATTGATCTGAATTTAATGAATAGCATTAGCGGGACAGAAACTATTGAGAAAATCCGAGAAGTCGATTCTAAAGTTAAATCTGTCATAACAAGTGGTGATAAATCTAATAAAGTGATTAAAAATTTCAGTGATTATGGATTTTCAGCAGTACTTAACAAGCCCTATACTTGCGATGATATTATTAAAATAATAAACAGGCTATTTACATAGAGCGCAACTCGAATATGAATACATTATTCTGTTATTTTAAAAAGGGTGGATTCGAGAAAAAGATATTCTTGATTTTTTTTATCACTACAATTTTTGTAGTATTAGTTCTTACGGCTATTGAATGGCAAATTGGAAAATATTTCATCTGCAAATATGAGGATGAAAAGATTAAAAAGTATATTTCTACTTTTATGTCTGCAAAAATAAAATATGAATCTGAATCATTGCTCAAAATAAATGAACTTGTTAATAATCCCAAACTGAAGTTAGCGATGAGGGACAATAATTTCAACGAGATCAATCAATTATTTACACAAATTCAGCAAAAATTCCAAAATGAATATTTTGCTCTTTACAACATTAAAAAGGATCAATTGTCCGGAGAACGGTGGAATTTCATTGATAAGTATATCTCTCCAATCTATAAACAAATCTCAAATCAAAAATCTGGACTTTTTCTTGCAAACTTTAACCATAAAATATATTCAATAACATTTGCTCCCATTTATGCAGACACACTCCAAACGAACTTATGCGGATTTGTCGTCAATTCAGATAAATATGGATTGAGTGAATTGGGATTGGAGCGTTTTCAAAATAATGCCTTTCCACAAGATATATTCGTTCATACCAATCTACCTCGGGCACGATTGCTCGCATTTCCTTTACAAGAATCTATCGAAAAAGATCTTCGGTTTTCAGACAAATTAACACGCATATTTTTAAAAAAATTGGACAGAATGATTTTGCGAAAGCAATCCAATGCGATCCTCCGACTAAATTCAGAGATTGCCACCGGAGTTGTAGTTGACTATGATTTATCCAACGATCCCTCTGTTTTGTATATTTCAAATTATAATCGAGATTTCTATTCCTTTGCCCAAAAAAGTGCTTTGCTAATCCTCCTTGTAATTTTATCAATAACATTTGTAATAATCAGTCTTCTCGGCAACTGGTTTGGTAAACGAATTATCAAACCGATAAACGAAATAAATAGAAGCATGAAATCCATAAAGGATAATCCTGAAAAAATGGACTTTGTATCAGACGAATATCGTGGAGAACTTGGTGAAATGTCTCAAACATTTAATTCCATGAACACTTCTCTGTTTGAACACAGGAAATCCCTTGAAGAATACAAGTTGGTTACCGAGAATCTAAAATCAGGCATCTTTTGGTTGGATAATGATTTGGAAATTACTTTTTGTAATTTTGGTTTAGCCCGGATATTTTCGTTTTCAACTCCACGGGAAATTATCGGAAAAAAAATCACTGAATTTGTCCCCTTTTCCAAAAAAATGATTGAACAAGCCCAATCAAATAAACTGGTAATTCTGAACCGTGAAATAAAAATTGTTTCGAAAGAATCTACATCAGTAGTGAAAAACGATCTGAAATATATTGTTATTAATTTGAATCCTGTAAAAATAAATGAACAATCTAAACTTGTTGGAAGTATTACGGACATTTCCAAGGAAATGCTTGAGCGGAAAGCAAGACGCGAACTGGAATTGGAATTGATTAAGAGCAACAAACTTGCCACCATCGGAGGAAGAGTGGAAGGAGTTATTCATAACATTAATTCACCCTTGAATTCGGTTCTCGGTTATTCCCAATTGCTGAAAAAAAAACATAAAACCGATCAAGATATAAATAAAATCATTGAAGCTGGAAAAATCATTTCGAGTTATATAAAAACCCTTCAGAAAAAAATGCAGAATGAAGAAATATCAACAGCGCGTCCCTTGAATATCAACGAACTAATTGAGCAGGAATTGGAATTTAGCAAGCATAATCTTTTTTTTAAACATTATGTAGAAACACATATTCAATATGAAGAACCTCTGCCGAAAATCGAAGCGGTTTACAGCGACATTAGTGTTTGCTTCACAAATATTCTCAATAATGCGATAGAGTCGTTGTCTGGTTCTGAAGAAAAAACAATTCAAATTCGCACATTTCAAAAAAATAAATCAATTGCTTTCGAGATTAGTGATACAGGTTGCGGAATAGAGCAAAAAAATCTCAAAAAAATATTCAAACCAGACTTTACTACTAAAAAGCGGGAAACAAGTTCCGGTTTTGGGCTCGGATTGGCAATTTGTAAGCGCATTGCAGATAAACACAAGGGTTCTATTTTAGTGGAATCAAAAATTGATAAAGGAAGTACTTTTACTTTCTTAATCCCAATTCCAGATAAATAATATTTCAGGATATATAATTATGCCTAACAATTTGGACAAAATTCAAAATAAGAAAAAAATATTGATCGTTGATGATGAACCGGATGCTTTAGATATTTTCAGTCGCCAGTTGCAGAATGATTTTAATGTTGATATAACTAAATCTGCTGAGTCTGCCCTTAAAAAATTAGAAAAGGATAAATATGATATTATATTAAGCGATGTAGTAATGCCGGGAATGAATGGTCTGGAATTTTTGAGAATTGTAAAAGAAAAATGGCCTAACATTTCCGTTTTGATGATTAGCGGAAAATCCTCAATAGAAAAAGCGGTTGAAGCAATGAAACTCGGAGCGGAAGAATTTATCGAAAAACCGGTTGAAGACCTTGATATTTTGAAATTGAAGATCGAACGAATATTAAAATCAAAACAGCAGCAGGCTGAAATCCATCGCCTGAGAAATATTGTAAGAAGGGGATTGGATAGGAATAAGGTAATTGGCAACAGCCTTCACTTGCAAAAAACAATTAAGATGATAAAAAAGGTTGCTCCCTTGGACGCAACTGTTTTGCTTGTGGGTGAAACCGGTGTAGGGAAAGACCTTCTCGCCGAAATGATTTACAACAACAGTGAGCGAAGAGATAAAAAATTTGTATCAGTCAATTGTGGAGGTTTGCCGGAAAGCCTTTTGGAAAGCATGCTTTTCGGGCATAAAAAAGGAGCATTTACAGACGCTATTCGCGAAAAAACCGGATATTTTCAAGAAGCAAACAAGGGGACTTTATTTCTAAATGAAATAACCGAAACTTCTAAAAAATTCCAAACCAAATTATTAAAAACATTAGAAAAAAATGTAATCAGAAAAGTTGGCGGAGATAAAGACATCACGGTTGACGTGCGCGTAATTGCTGCTACAAATAAAGATATTTTTGAAGAAGTGAAAAAGGGAAAATTTCGTGAAGATTTGTATTATAGATTGAACATATTCCAAATTTATATTCCCTCGTTACGTGAAAGAATTGAAGATGTCCAACTCCTATCCAATTATTTTGTGGA belongs to Candidatus Cloacimonadota bacterium and includes:
- a CDS encoding NFACT family protein, producing MDLLFLQLWKKEFQDEILNRGFRRARFSDGEYKLEFSNTFLHIFPHSGDSICFSSNHIEIEKQISRRKDDAIGLSEENGFTKILNTHLKKCKVTKIEMAENDRIIFLYFQKHDIFGINIEYKLIIELINRYENLIFTRKSEDNKWQIIDCHKKIGIADSRFRQILPGLEYCPPPKQKKPNIFNVNQFEFDKLVSKHFPEKWNDFIRNFSDMPKFLSEKYSDNKSAEKFWTIIENTKIMINKIYSIIRENGNEDLQEFIVFFNTSNKYLSLYESEDTYGFLDINSAFKYYYDEKLKKNYLHNLKSRILKYYRKKRKSLKKALKIQKKELEQLERIDDWKKFGELLKTQLHQIKPRQRVISVIDYFSENPSEIEIPLNPEWDAKRNMEFYFKKYKKAKSGIENLNKQISKNQEEFREIENLITYIENTDDEEYLSQLSVEKNQRSKRKVPEQKTKFRTFDFVGKKREWKIYVGRKRKENDELTTKFANSDDWFFHSRIYHGSHVIVRNPDRSESLPQNVTIYAARLAAHFSKAKHSANVPVDFTKIKYVSKPRKSPPGFVIYRNQKTIFVDPLDPRK
- a CDS encoding ATP-binding protein, which gives rise to MLEKHLFDILQKAIETLRLGITVTNLERKIIYVNPADAKMHGYSVEELYGTDAIIYSTNKEREKASLEEIQRWNGMMRESSNKRKDGSTFPVRLISEIIKDETDIPIAIITICEDITHLKELEEQIISTKKMEYLRILTSGVAHDFNNILTGLLNGVQIAEKKISSGEEITSTMDFLHDSILHAKAIFDNLFSFSKGNAELVKQNVNISDFIRKNAELVLKNSIEKYTFNCTKDSYNISVDKGQLAQVVQNIILNAAQSMPDGGKIEVIIRQIKISQHEKLTPGKYIELSFQDQGEGISKENIARIFTPLFSTKKDGNGLGLVFSKLIIENHGGNIEVESCIGEGTTFKIYLPANEENKFVVKEEVDLDTSIKNLKILLVEDDEFLINIFSRILSDYDIIVDFAKTGMNAVKKIKEKLQTPNSFDLVVIDLNLMNSISGTETIEKIREVDSKVKSVITSGDKSNKVIKNFSDYGFSAVLNKPYTCDDIIKIINRLFT
- a CDS encoding ATP-binding protein, with protein sequence MNTLFCYFKKGGFEKKIFLIFFITTIFVVLVLTAIEWQIGKYFICKYEDEKIKKYISTFMSAKIKYESESLLKINELVNNPKLKLAMRDNNFNEINQLFTQIQQKFQNEYFALYNIKKDQLSGERWNFIDKYISPIYKQISNQKSGLFLANFNHKIYSITFAPIYADTLQTNLCGFVVNSDKYGLSELGLERFQNNAFPQDIFVHTNLPRARLLAFPLQESIEKDLRFSDKLTRIFLKKLDRMILRKQSNAILRLNSEIATGVVVDYDLSNDPSVLYISNYNRDFYSFAQKSALLILLVILSITFVIISLLGNWFGKRIIKPINEINRSMKSIKDNPEKMDFVSDEYRGELGEMSQTFNSMNTSLFEHRKSLEEYKLVTENLKSGIFWLDNDLEITFCNFGLARIFSFSTPREIIGKKITEFVPFSKKMIEQAQSNKLVILNREIKIVSKESTSVVKNDLKYIVINLNPVKINEQSKLVGSITDISKEMLERKARRELELELIKSNKLATIGGRVEGVIHNINSPLNSVLGYSQLLKKKHKTDQDINKIIEAGKIISSYIKTLQKKMQNEEISTARPLNINELIEQELEFSKHNLFFKHYVETHIQYEEPLPKIEAVYSDISVCFTNILNNAIESLSGSEEKTIQIRTFQKNKSIAFEISDTGCGIEQKNLKKIFKPDFTTKKRETSSGFGLGLAICKRIADKHKGSILVESKIDKGSTFTFLIPIPDK
- a CDS encoding sodium ion-translocating decarboxylase subunit beta, producing the protein MNELVKFLQITAFSHGDYTHLIMLAVGIFFITLGIVKKYEPLLLVPIGFGILIGNMPGTFGGVYDKGSVFNIIYFGVKSGLYPPLIFLGIGAMTDFSSLIANPKLVLLGAAAQFGIFATFIGAILLGFAPKAAGAIGIIGGADGPTSIFLSSHLAPELLGPIAIAAYSYMALVPLIQPPIMRLLTTDKERIIRMKNPRIVSKREKIIFPIVSFFITVSIAPRSISLLGMLFFGNLIKESGVTERLAGVSRNALIDIVTILLGIAVGASTQADVFLTKSSIKIFILGAFSFCIATAAGVLFAKLMNLFLKEKINPLIGASGVSAVPDSARVVHHEGQKYDKNNYLLMHAMAPNVAGVIGSAVAAGVLWGILK
- a CDS encoding acyl-CoA carboxylase subunit beta, with protein sequence MEREKQIALLKSKRAEALLGGGENRIIQQHKKNKLTARERINLVLDEDSFEEFDMFVQHNCTDFGMEKLKFLGDGVVTGCGTIDGRLVYVYAQDFTVIGGSLSKTVSEKICKIMEMAMKMGAPMIGLNDSGGARIQEGVDSLAGYADIFLKNVLASGVIPQISAIVGPCAGGAVYSPAITDFIIMDKQNSYMFVTGPKVVKTVTNEDVTTDQLGGATTHARISGVSHFITDTEYDTYSLIRNLLSYLPSNNYEEPPVLTCSDPIDRISEELNTIVPDEATKPYDAVNVVEKIVDNGNFLEVARLYAPNIIVGFARMNGHTVGIVANQPKYLAGCLDINASKKGARFVRFCDAFNIPLICFEDVPGFLPGLKQEHGGIIKEGAKILYAFAEATVPKITVITRKAYGGAYCVYNSRHVRADLVYAWPSAEIAVMGPKGAVEIIFRKNAMKSENPQEYLSEAEETYRNKFATPYQAASKGYVDDIIEPSTTRSRLIRALEMLASKKDSNPPKKHGNIPL
- a CDS encoding biotin/lipoyl-containing protein → MKTYKMEINGEKFEGKVVEYDGLNIKVDINGIKYQVKMEPEFGKTEIQFKRSKKIITDPPTIEKKPDKEPGPIIGKVQAPLPGAIIDIMVKVGDKIKTGDVVLILEAMKMESEIMSDYDGTVKTVPVQKGDNVSEEQVLVEIEVAK
- a CDS encoding sigma-54 dependent transcriptional regulator, whose protein sequence is MPNNLDKIQNKKKILIVDDEPDALDIFSRQLQNDFNVDITKSAESALKKLEKDKYDIILSDVVMPGMNGLEFLRIVKEKWPNISVLMISGKSSIEKAVEAMKLGAEEFIEKPVEDLDILKLKIERILKSKQQQAEIHRLRNIVRRGLDRNKVIGNSLHLQKTIKMIKKVAPLDATVLLVGETGVGKDLLAEMIYNNSERRDKKFVSVNCGGLPESLLESMLFGHKKGAFTDAIREKTGYFQEANKGTLFLNEITETSKKFQTKLLKTLEKNVIRKVGGDKDITVDVRVIAATNKDIFEEVKKGKFREDLYYRLNIFQIYIPSLRERIEDVQLLSNYFVEEFGKKYHKADLQISPEVMTILLAQKWRGNVRELKNVIEHAVAIASKTAIQISDLPNYLKNNEETITDNSLLNLLQGSFPQSKNTFEKLYVRNLLKQTGGDVAKAAMRSKIKRQNLYGKFKKHNIEPDEFRKNT